In the Rattus rattus isolate New Zealand chromosome 18, Rrattus_CSIRO_v1, whole genome shotgun sequence genome, one interval contains:
- the Bag6 gene encoding large proline-rich protein BAG6 isoform X13, giving the protein MCLAACWLSRVAGIPTKDGGGRRGRSASPSSLPELSAMEPSDSTSTAMEEPDSLEVLVKTLDSQTRTFIVGAQMNVKEFKEHIAASVSIPSEKQRLIYQGRVLQDDKKLQDYNVGGKVIHLVERAPPQTQLPSGASSGPGSASATHGGGPLPGTRGPGASGHDRNANSYVMVGTFNLPSDGSAVDVHINMEQAPIQSEPRVRLVMAQHMIRDIQTLLSRMECRGGTQAQASQPPPQTPTVASETVALNSQTSEPVESEAPPREPMESEEMEERPPTQTPELPPSGPAPAGPAPAPETNAPNHPSPAEHVEVLQELQRLQRRLQPFLQRYCEVLGAAATTDYNNNHEGREEDQRLINLVGESLRLLGNTFVALSDLRCNLACAPPRHLHVVRPMSHYTTPMVLQQAAIPIQINVGTTVTMTGNGARPPPAPGAEAASPGSGQASSLPPSSATVDSSTEGAPPPGPAPPPATSHPRVIRISHQSVEPVVMMHMNIQDSGAQPGGVPSAPTGPLGPPGHGQSLGQQVPGFPTAPTRVVIARPTPPQARPSHPGGPPVSGALGAGLGTNTSLAQMVSGLVGQLLMQPVLVAQGTPGMAPASASAPATAQAQAPAPAPTPAPAPAPATASASAGTTNTATTAGPAPGGPAQPPPPQPSAADLQFSQLLGNLLGPAGPGAGGPSLASPTITVAVPGVPAFLQGMTEFLQASQAAPPPPPPPPPPPPAPEQQTTPPPGSPSGGTASPGGLGPESLPPEFFTSVVQGVLSSLLGSLGARAGSSESIAAFIQRLSGSSNIFEPGADGALGFFGALLSLLCQNFSMVDVVMLLHGHFQPLQRLQPQLRSFFHQHYLGGQEPTSSNIRMATHTLITGLEEYVRESFSLVQVQPGVDIIRTNLEFLQEQFNSIAAHVLHCTDSGFGARLLELCNQGLFECLALNLHCLGGQQMELAAVINGRIRRMSRGVNPSLVSWLTTMMGLRLQVVLEHMPVGPDAILRYVRRIGDPPQALPEEPMEVQGAERTSPEPQREDASPAPGTTAEEAMSQGPPPAPEGGSRDEQDGASADAEPWAAAVPPEWVPIIQQDIQSQRKVKPQPPLSDAYLSGMPAKRRKLRSDIQKRLQEDPNYSPQRFPNAHRAFADDP; this is encoded by the exons ATGAATGTAAAGGAGTTTAAGGAACACATAGCTGCCTCTGTCAGCATCCCTTCCGAGAAACAGCGGCTCATCTACCAGGGCCGGGTTCTACAAGATGACAAGAAGCTCCAGGACTACA ATGTTGGGGGAAAGGTTATCCACCTGGTGGAACGGGCTCCTCCTCAGACTCAGCTACCTTCTGGAGCATCTTCTGGGCCAGGCTCTGCCTCAGCTACTCATGGTGGGGGCCCCCTGCCTGGCACTCGGGGCCCTGGGGCCTCTGGTCATGACCGGAATGCCAACAGTTATGTCATGGTTGGAACCTTCAatcttcct AGTGACGGCTCTGCTGTGGACGTTCACATCAACATGGAACAGGCCCCAATTCAG AGTGAGCCCCGGGTACGGCTGGTGATGGCTCAGCACATGATTAGGGATATACAGACCTTACTGTCCCGGATGGAG TGTCGAGGGGGAACCCAAGCACAGGCCAGTCAGCCACCCCCGCAGACTCCGACTGTGGCCTCAGAGACagtagctttgaactcacaaacatCAGAGCCAGTCGAAAGTGAAGCTCCTCCTCGAGAGCCCATGGAGTCAGAAGAAATGGAGGAACGTCCCCCAACCCAGACTCCAGAGCTTCCACCCTCTGGCCCCGCTCCAGCAGGCCCAGCACCCGCACCAGAGACAAATGCACCCAA CCACCCTTCCCCTGCAGAGCACGTGGAGGTGCTCCAGGAGCTTCAGCGCTTGCAACGCCGTCTTCAGCCCTTCCTGCAGCGCTACTGTGAGGTCCTGGGTGCTGCTGCCACTACAGACTACAATAACAAT CATGAGGGCCGCGAAGAGGACCAGAGGTTGATTAACTTGGTGGGGGAGAGCCTGCGGCTACTGGGCAACACTTTCGTGGCATTGTCTGATCTGCGCTGTAATCTAGCCTGTGCACCCCCACGGCACCTGCATGTGGTACGGCCTATGTCTCACTACACGACTCCCATGGTGCTCCAGCAGGCAGCCATTCCCATTCAG ATCAATGTGGGGACTACTGTGACCATGACAGGCAACGGGGCTCGGCCTCCACCAGCTCCCGGTGCAGAGGCAGCATCCCCAGGTTCTGGCCAGGCCTcatcccttcctccatcttctgccACTGTTGATTCATCAACGGAAGGAGCTCCCCCACCAGggccagcaccaccaccagccaccagccatcCACGGGTCATCCGGATTTCCCACCAGAGTGTGGAACCTGTGGTCATGATGCACATGAACATTCAAG ACTCCGGAGCGCAGCCTGGAGGTGTGCCCAGTGCTCCCACTGGCCCCCTGGGACCTCCTGGTCATGGACAGAGCCTGG GACAGCAGGTGCCCGGCTTCCCAACAGCACCAACTCGGGTGGTGATTGCCCGACCCACTCCTCCACAGGCTCGGCCTTCCCATCCTGGAGGCCCTCCAGTCTCTGGAGCTCTA GGTGCTGGGCTGGGTACAAACACTTCATTGGCCCAGATGGTGAGCGGCCTTGTGGGGCAACTTCTCATGCAGCCTGTTCTTGTGG CCCAGGGGACTCCAGGAATGGCTCcggcttctgcttcagctccgGCTACGGCCCAGGCACAGGCCCCGGCCCCGGCCCCAACCCCAGCTCCGGCCCCAGCTCCGGCCACTGCTTCAGCTAGTGCTGGCACTACCAACACAGCCACCACAGCCGGCCCTGCTCCTGGGGGTCCTGCCCAGCCTCCACCTCCTCAGCCCTCTGCGGCTGATCTTCAgttctctcagctcctgggaAATCTGCTGGGGCCTGCAGGGCCAGGGGCTGGGGGCCCAAGCCTGGCTTCTCCCACCATCACTGTGGCAGTGCCTGGAGTTCCTGCTTTTCTCCAGGGCATGACTGAGTTTTTGCAG GCATCACAGgctgcccctccaccccctccacctcctccacccccacctcctgctccAGAGCAGCAGACCACACCGCCCCCAGGATCCCCTTCTGGTGGGACAGCGAGTCCTGGGGGCTTAGGTCCTGAGAGCCTGCCACCAGAGTTCTTCACCTCAGTGGTGCAGGGTGTGTTGAGCTCCCTCCTGGGCTCCCTGGGGGCTCGTGCTGGCAGCAGCGAGAGCATTGCTGCCTTCATCCAACGCCTCAGTGGATCCAGCAACATCTTTGAGCCTGGGGCTGATGGCGCCCTTG GATTCTTTGgagctctgctctctcttctgtgcCAGAATTTCTCCATGGTGGATGTGGTGATGCTTCTCCATGGCCATTTCCAGCCACTACAGCGGCTCCAGCCACAGCTACGATCTTTCTTCCACCAGCACTACCTGGGTGGCCAGGAGCCCACGTCCAGCAACATCCGG ATGGCAACCCACACGTTGATCACGGGGCTGGAAGAGTATGTACGGGAGAGTTTC TCTTTGGTGCAGGTTCAGCCAGGTGTGGATATCATCCGGACAAATTTAGAATTTCTCCAGGAGCAATTTAACAGCATTGCTGCTCACGTGCTGCACTGTACAG ACAGTGGATTTGGAGCCCGGCTGCTGGAGCTATGTAACCAGGgcctgtttgaatgcttggccctgAACCTGCACTGCTTGGGGGGCCAGCAAATGGAGCTTGCTGCTGTCATCAATGGCCGAATT CGCCGCATGTCTCGTGGGGTGAATCCATCCTTGGTGAGCTGGCTGACAACTATGATGGGACTCAGGCTTCAGGTGGTCTTGGAGCACATGCCCGTGGGTCCCGACGCCATCCTCAGATATGTGCGCAGGATTGGTGATCCTCCTCAG GCACTTCCTGAAGAGCCAATGGAAGTTCAGGGAGCAGAAAGAACTTCCCCTGAGCCTCAG AGAGAGGATgcttccccagcccctggaacAACAGCAGAAGAAGCCATGTCCCAAGGTCCACCCCCTGCTCCTGAAGGAGGTTCCCGAGACGAACAGGATGGAGCTTCAGCCGATGCAGAGCCCTGGGCAGCTGCAGTCCCCCCT GAATGGGTCCCTATTATCCAGCAGGACATTCAGAGCCAGCGGAAGGTGAAACCTCAGCCGCCCCTGAGTGATGCCTACCTCAGTGGCATGCCTGCCAAGAGACGAAAG ctccGGTCTGATATTCAAAAACGACTGCAGGAAGATCCCAACTACAGCCCCCAGCGCTTCCCTAATGCCCACCGGGCATTTGCTGATGACCCCTAG
- the Bag6 gene encoding large proline-rich protein BAG6 isoform X12: protein MCLAACWLSRVAGIPTKDGGGRRGRSASPSSLPELSAMEPSDSTSTAMEEPDSLEVLVKTLDSQTRTFIVGAQMNVKEFKEHIAASVSIPSEKQRLIYQGRVLQDDKKLQDYNVGGKVIHLVERAPPQTQLPSGASSGPGSASATHGGGPLPGTRGPGASGHDRNANSYVMVGTFNLPSDGSAVDVHINMEQAPIQSEPRVRLVMAQHMIRDIQTLLSRMECRGGTQAQASQPPPQTPTVASETVALNSQTSEPVESEAPPREPMESEEMEERPPTQTPELPPSGPAPAGPAPAPETNAPNHPSPAEHVEVLQELQRLQRRLQPFLQRYCEVLGAAATTDYNNNHEGREEDQRLINLVGESLRLLGNTFVALSDLRCNLACAPPRHLHVVRPMSHYTTPMVLQQAAIPIQINVGTTVTMTGNGARPPPAPGAEAASPGSGQASSLPPSSATVDSSTEGAPPPGPAPPPATSHPRVIRISHQSVEPVVMMHMNIQDSGAQPGGVPSAPTGPLGPPGHGQSLGQQVPGFPTAPTRVVIARPTPPQARPSHPGGPPVSGALQGAGLGTNTSLAQMVSGLVGQLLMQPVLVAQGTPGMAPASASAPATAQAQAPAPAPTPAPAPAPATASASAGTTNTATTAGPAPGGPAQPPPPQPSAADLQFSQLLGNLLGPAGPGAGGPSLASPTITVAVPGVPAFLQGMTEFLQASQAAPPPPPPPPPPPPAPEQQTTPPPGSPSGGTASPGGLGPESLPPEFFTSVVQGVLSSLLGSLGARAGSSESIAAFIQRLSGSSNIFEPGADGALGFFGALLSLLCQNFSMVDVVMLLHGHFQPLQRLQPQLRSFFHQHYLGGQEPTSSNIRMATHTLITGLEEYVRESFSLVQVQPGVDIIRTNLEFLQEQFNSIAAHVLHCTDSGFGARLLELCNQGLFECLALNLHCLGGQQMELAAVINGRIRRMSRGVNPSLVSWLTTMMGLRLQVVLEHMPVGPDAILRYVRRIGDPPQALPEEPMEVQGAERTSPEPQREDASPAPGTTAEEAMSQGPPPAPEGGSRDEQDGASADAEPWAAAVPPEWVPIIQQDIQSQRKVKPQPPLSDAYLSGMPAKRRKLRSDIQKRLQEDPNYSPQRFPNAHRAFADDP from the exons ATGAATGTAAAGGAGTTTAAGGAACACATAGCTGCCTCTGTCAGCATCCCTTCCGAGAAACAGCGGCTCATCTACCAGGGCCGGGTTCTACAAGATGACAAGAAGCTCCAGGACTACA ATGTTGGGGGAAAGGTTATCCACCTGGTGGAACGGGCTCCTCCTCAGACTCAGCTACCTTCTGGAGCATCTTCTGGGCCAGGCTCTGCCTCAGCTACTCATGGTGGGGGCCCCCTGCCTGGCACTCGGGGCCCTGGGGCCTCTGGTCATGACCGGAATGCCAACAGTTATGTCATGGTTGGAACCTTCAatcttcct AGTGACGGCTCTGCTGTGGACGTTCACATCAACATGGAACAGGCCCCAATTCAG AGTGAGCCCCGGGTACGGCTGGTGATGGCTCAGCACATGATTAGGGATATACAGACCTTACTGTCCCGGATGGAG TGTCGAGGGGGAACCCAAGCACAGGCCAGTCAGCCACCCCCGCAGACTCCGACTGTGGCCTCAGAGACagtagctttgaactcacaaacatCAGAGCCAGTCGAAAGTGAAGCTCCTCCTCGAGAGCCCATGGAGTCAGAAGAAATGGAGGAACGTCCCCCAACCCAGACTCCAGAGCTTCCACCCTCTGGCCCCGCTCCAGCAGGCCCAGCACCCGCACCAGAGACAAATGCACCCAA CCACCCTTCCCCTGCAGAGCACGTGGAGGTGCTCCAGGAGCTTCAGCGCTTGCAACGCCGTCTTCAGCCCTTCCTGCAGCGCTACTGTGAGGTCCTGGGTGCTGCTGCCACTACAGACTACAATAACAAT CATGAGGGCCGCGAAGAGGACCAGAGGTTGATTAACTTGGTGGGGGAGAGCCTGCGGCTACTGGGCAACACTTTCGTGGCATTGTCTGATCTGCGCTGTAATCTAGCCTGTGCACCCCCACGGCACCTGCATGTGGTACGGCCTATGTCTCACTACACGACTCCCATGGTGCTCCAGCAGGCAGCCATTCCCATTCAG ATCAATGTGGGGACTACTGTGACCATGACAGGCAACGGGGCTCGGCCTCCACCAGCTCCCGGTGCAGAGGCAGCATCCCCAGGTTCTGGCCAGGCCTcatcccttcctccatcttctgccACTGTTGATTCATCAACGGAAGGAGCTCCCCCACCAGggccagcaccaccaccagccaccagccatcCACGGGTCATCCGGATTTCCCACCAGAGTGTGGAACCTGTGGTCATGATGCACATGAACATTCAAG ACTCCGGAGCGCAGCCTGGAGGTGTGCCCAGTGCTCCCACTGGCCCCCTGGGACCTCCTGGTCATGGACAGAGCCTGG GACAGCAGGTGCCCGGCTTCCCAACAGCACCAACTCGGGTGGTGATTGCCCGACCCACTCCTCCACAGGCTCGGCCTTCCCATCCTGGAGGCCCTCCAGTCTCTGGAGCTCTA CAGGGTGCTGGGCTGGGTACAAACACTTCATTGGCCCAGATGGTGAGCGGCCTTGTGGGGCAACTTCTCATGCAGCCTGTTCTTGTGG CCCAGGGGACTCCAGGAATGGCTCcggcttctgcttcagctccgGCTACGGCCCAGGCACAGGCCCCGGCCCCGGCCCCAACCCCAGCTCCGGCCCCAGCTCCGGCCACTGCTTCAGCTAGTGCTGGCACTACCAACACAGCCACCACAGCCGGCCCTGCTCCTGGGGGTCCTGCCCAGCCTCCACCTCCTCAGCCCTCTGCGGCTGATCTTCAgttctctcagctcctgggaAATCTGCTGGGGCCTGCAGGGCCAGGGGCTGGGGGCCCAAGCCTGGCTTCTCCCACCATCACTGTGGCAGTGCCTGGAGTTCCTGCTTTTCTCCAGGGCATGACTGAGTTTTTGCAG GCATCACAGgctgcccctccaccccctccacctcctccacccccacctcctgctccAGAGCAGCAGACCACACCGCCCCCAGGATCCCCTTCTGGTGGGACAGCGAGTCCTGGGGGCTTAGGTCCTGAGAGCCTGCCACCAGAGTTCTTCACCTCAGTGGTGCAGGGTGTGTTGAGCTCCCTCCTGGGCTCCCTGGGGGCTCGTGCTGGCAGCAGCGAGAGCATTGCTGCCTTCATCCAACGCCTCAGTGGATCCAGCAACATCTTTGAGCCTGGGGCTGATGGCGCCCTTG GATTCTTTGgagctctgctctctcttctgtgcCAGAATTTCTCCATGGTGGATGTGGTGATGCTTCTCCATGGCCATTTCCAGCCACTACAGCGGCTCCAGCCACAGCTACGATCTTTCTTCCACCAGCACTACCTGGGTGGCCAGGAGCCCACGTCCAGCAACATCCGG ATGGCAACCCACACGTTGATCACGGGGCTGGAAGAGTATGTACGGGAGAGTTTC TCTTTGGTGCAGGTTCAGCCAGGTGTGGATATCATCCGGACAAATTTAGAATTTCTCCAGGAGCAATTTAACAGCATTGCTGCTCACGTGCTGCACTGTACAG ACAGTGGATTTGGAGCCCGGCTGCTGGAGCTATGTAACCAGGgcctgtttgaatgcttggccctgAACCTGCACTGCTTGGGGGGCCAGCAAATGGAGCTTGCTGCTGTCATCAATGGCCGAATT CGCCGCATGTCTCGTGGGGTGAATCCATCCTTGGTGAGCTGGCTGACAACTATGATGGGACTCAGGCTTCAGGTGGTCTTGGAGCACATGCCCGTGGGTCCCGACGCCATCCTCAGATATGTGCGCAGGATTGGTGATCCTCCTCAG GCACTTCCTGAAGAGCCAATGGAAGTTCAGGGAGCAGAAAGAACTTCCCCTGAGCCTCAG AGAGAGGATgcttccccagcccctggaacAACAGCAGAAGAAGCCATGTCCCAAGGTCCACCCCCTGCTCCTGAAGGAGGTTCCCGAGACGAACAGGATGGAGCTTCAGCCGATGCAGAGCCCTGGGCAGCTGCAGTCCCCCCT GAATGGGTCCCTATTATCCAGCAGGACATTCAGAGCCAGCGGAAGGTGAAACCTCAGCCGCCCCTGAGTGATGCCTACCTCAGTGGCATGCCTGCCAAGAGACGAAAG ctccGGTCTGATATTCAAAAACGACTGCAGGAAGATCCCAACTACAGCCCCCAGCGCTTCCCTAATGCCCACCGGGCATTTGCTGATGACCCCTAG
- the Bag6 gene encoding large proline-rich protein BAG6 isoform X3 has product MCLAACWLSRVAGIPTKDGGGRRGRSASPSSLPELSAMEPSDSTSTAMEEPDSLEVLVKTLDSQTRTFIVGAQMNVKEFKEHIAASVSIPSEKQRLIYQGRVLQDDKKLQDYNVGGKVIHLVERAPPQTQLPSGASSGPGSASATHGGGPLPGTRGPGASGHDRNANSYVMVGTFNLPSEPRVRLVMAQHMIRDIQTLLSRMECRGGTQAQASQPPPQTPTVASETVALNSQTSEPVESEAPPREPMESEEMEERPPTQTPELPPSGPAPAGPAPAPETNAPNHPSPAEHVEVLQELQRLQRRLQPFLQRYCEVLGAAATTDYNNNHEGREEDQRLINLVGESLRLLGNTFVALSDLRCNLACAPPRHLHVVRPMSHYTTPMVLQQAAIPIQINVGTTVTMTGNGARPPPAPGAEAASPGSGQASSLPPSSATVDSSTEGAPPPGPAPPPATSHPRVIRISHQSVEPVVMMHMNIQDSGAQPGGVPSAPTGPLGPPGHGQSLGSTLIQLPSLPPEFMHAVAHQITHQAMVAAVASAAAGQQVPGFPTAPTRVVIARPTPPQARPSHPGGPPVSGALQGAGLGTNTSLAQMVSGLVGQLLMQPVLVAQGTPGMAPASASAPATAQAQAPAPAPTPAPAPAPATASASAGTTNTATTAGPAPGGPAQPPPPQPSAADLQFSQLLGNLLGPAGPGAGGPSLASPTITVAVPGVPAFLQGMTEFLQASQAAPPPPPPPPPPPPAPEQQTTPPPGSPSGGTASPGGLGPESLPPEFFTSVVQGVLSSLLGSLGARAGSSESIAAFIQRLSGSSNIFEPGADGALGFFGALLSLLCQNFSMVDVVMLLHGHFQPLQRLQPQLRSFFHQHYLGGQEPTSSNIRMATHTLITGLEEYVRESFSLVQVQPGVDIIRTNLEFLQEQFNSIAAHVLHCTDSGFGARLLELCNQGLFECLALNLHCLGGQQMELAAVINGRIRRMSRGVNPSLVSWLTTMMGLRLQVVLEHMPVGPDAILRYVRRIGDPPQALPEEPMEVQGAERTSPEPQREDASPAPGTTAEEAMSQGPPPAPEGGSRDEQDGASADAEPWAAAVPPEWVPIIQQDIQSQRKVKPQPPLSDAYLSGMPAKRRKTMQGEGPQLLLSEAVSRAAKAAGARPLTSPESLSRDLEAPEVQESYRQQLRSDIQKRLQEDPNYSPQRFPNAHRAFADDP; this is encoded by the exons ATGAATGTAAAGGAGTTTAAGGAACACATAGCTGCCTCTGTCAGCATCCCTTCCGAGAAACAGCGGCTCATCTACCAGGGCCGGGTTCTACAAGATGACAAGAAGCTCCAGGACTACA ATGTTGGGGGAAAGGTTATCCACCTGGTGGAACGGGCTCCTCCTCAGACTCAGCTACCTTCTGGAGCATCTTCTGGGCCAGGCTCTGCCTCAGCTACTCATGGTGGGGGCCCCCTGCCTGGCACTCGGGGCCCTGGGGCCTCTGGTCATGACCGGAATGCCAACAGTTATGTCATGGTTGGAACCTTCAatcttcct AGTGAGCCCCGGGTACGGCTGGTGATGGCTCAGCACATGATTAGGGATATACAGACCTTACTGTCCCGGATGGAG TGTCGAGGGGGAACCCAAGCACAGGCCAGTCAGCCACCCCCGCAGACTCCGACTGTGGCCTCAGAGACagtagctttgaactcacaaacatCAGAGCCAGTCGAAAGTGAAGCTCCTCCTCGAGAGCCCATGGAGTCAGAAGAAATGGAGGAACGTCCCCCAACCCAGACTCCAGAGCTTCCACCCTCTGGCCCCGCTCCAGCAGGCCCAGCACCCGCACCAGAGACAAATGCACCCAA CCACCCTTCCCCTGCAGAGCACGTGGAGGTGCTCCAGGAGCTTCAGCGCTTGCAACGCCGTCTTCAGCCCTTCCTGCAGCGCTACTGTGAGGTCCTGGGTGCTGCTGCCACTACAGACTACAATAACAAT CATGAGGGCCGCGAAGAGGACCAGAGGTTGATTAACTTGGTGGGGGAGAGCCTGCGGCTACTGGGCAACACTTTCGTGGCATTGTCTGATCTGCGCTGTAATCTAGCCTGTGCACCCCCACGGCACCTGCATGTGGTACGGCCTATGTCTCACTACACGACTCCCATGGTGCTCCAGCAGGCAGCCATTCCCATTCAG ATCAATGTGGGGACTACTGTGACCATGACAGGCAACGGGGCTCGGCCTCCACCAGCTCCCGGTGCAGAGGCAGCATCCCCAGGTTCTGGCCAGGCCTcatcccttcctccatcttctgccACTGTTGATTCATCAACGGAAGGAGCTCCCCCACCAGggccagcaccaccaccagccaccagccatcCACGGGTCATCCGGATTTCCCACCAGAGTGTGGAACCTGTGGTCATGATGCACATGAACATTCAAG ACTCCGGAGCGCAGCCTGGAGGTGTGCCCAGTGCTCCCACTGGCCCCCTGGGACCTCCTGGTCATGGACAGAGCCTGG GCTCCACCCTCATCCAgctgccctccctgccccctgagTTCATGCACGCCGTCGCCCACCAGATCACTCATCAGGCCATGGTGGCAGCTGTTGCCTCCGCGGCCGCAG GACAGCAGGTGCCCGGCTTCCCAACAGCACCAACTCGGGTGGTGATTGCCCGACCCACTCCTCCACAGGCTCGGCCTTCCCATCCTGGAGGCCCTCCAGTCTCTGGAGCTCTA CAGGGTGCTGGGCTGGGTACAAACACTTCATTGGCCCAGATGGTGAGCGGCCTTGTGGGGCAACTTCTCATGCAGCCTGTTCTTGTGG CCCAGGGGACTCCAGGAATGGCTCcggcttctgcttcagctccgGCTACGGCCCAGGCACAGGCCCCGGCCCCGGCCCCAACCCCAGCTCCGGCCCCAGCTCCGGCCACTGCTTCAGCTAGTGCTGGCACTACCAACACAGCCACCACAGCCGGCCCTGCTCCTGGGGGTCCTGCCCAGCCTCCACCTCCTCAGCCCTCTGCGGCTGATCTTCAgttctctcagctcctgggaAATCTGCTGGGGCCTGCAGGGCCAGGGGCTGGGGGCCCAAGCCTGGCTTCTCCCACCATCACTGTGGCAGTGCCTGGAGTTCCTGCTTTTCTCCAGGGCATGACTGAGTTTTTGCAG GCATCACAGgctgcccctccaccccctccacctcctccacccccacctcctgctccAGAGCAGCAGACCACACCGCCCCCAGGATCCCCTTCTGGTGGGACAGCGAGTCCTGGGGGCTTAGGTCCTGAGAGCCTGCCACCAGAGTTCTTCACCTCAGTGGTGCAGGGTGTGTTGAGCTCCCTCCTGGGCTCCCTGGGGGCTCGTGCTGGCAGCAGCGAGAGCATTGCTGCCTTCATCCAACGCCTCAGTGGATCCAGCAACATCTTTGAGCCTGGGGCTGATGGCGCCCTTG GATTCTTTGgagctctgctctctcttctgtgcCAGAATTTCTCCATGGTGGATGTGGTGATGCTTCTCCATGGCCATTTCCAGCCACTACAGCGGCTCCAGCCACAGCTACGATCTTTCTTCCACCAGCACTACCTGGGTGGCCAGGAGCCCACGTCCAGCAACATCCGG ATGGCAACCCACACGTTGATCACGGGGCTGGAAGAGTATGTACGGGAGAGTTTC TCTTTGGTGCAGGTTCAGCCAGGTGTGGATATCATCCGGACAAATTTAGAATTTCTCCAGGAGCAATTTAACAGCATTGCTGCTCACGTGCTGCACTGTACAG ACAGTGGATTTGGAGCCCGGCTGCTGGAGCTATGTAACCAGGgcctgtttgaatgcttggccctgAACCTGCACTGCTTGGGGGGCCAGCAAATGGAGCTTGCTGCTGTCATCAATGGCCGAATT CGCCGCATGTCTCGTGGGGTGAATCCATCCTTGGTGAGCTGGCTGACAACTATGATGGGACTCAGGCTTCAGGTGGTCTTGGAGCACATGCCCGTGGGTCCCGACGCCATCCTCAGATATGTGCGCAGGATTGGTGATCCTCCTCAG GCACTTCCTGAAGAGCCAATGGAAGTTCAGGGAGCAGAAAGAACTTCCCCTGAGCCTCAG AGAGAGGATgcttccccagcccctggaacAACAGCAGAAGAAGCCATGTCCCAAGGTCCACCCCCTGCTCCTGAAGGAGGTTCCCGAGACGAACAGGATGGAGCTTCAGCCGATGCAGAGCCCTGGGCAGCTGCAGTCCCCCCT GAATGGGTCCCTATTATCCAGCAGGACATTCAGAGCCAGCGGAAGGTGAAACCTCAGCCGCCCCTGAGTGATGCCTACCTCAGTGGCATGCCTGCCAAGAGACGAAAG ACAATGCAGGGTGAGGGCCCCCAGCTGCTACTCTCAGAGGCAGTGAGCCGGGCAGCTAAGGCAGCCGGAGCTCGGCCCCTGACAAGCCCCGAGAGCCTGAGCCGGGACCTGGAGGCACCAGAGGTTCAGGAGAGCTACAGGCAGCAG ctccGGTCTGATATTCAAAAACGACTGCAGGAAGATCCCAACTACAGCCCCCAGCGCTTCCCTAATGCCCACCGGGCATTTGCTGATGACCCCTAG